One Aquarana catesbeiana isolate 2022-GZ linkage group LG06, ASM4218655v1, whole genome shotgun sequence genomic region harbors:
- the LOC141147401 gene encoding taste receptor type 2 member 9-like, with amino-acid sequence MLYLDAISLLVSSVLGLVLAIPSNTCIVMGNLDIIRKKGKVSPTDVIFLAKGIVNILLQCVLSLQGMFIVLCPAVFYVTELIGFMNISVCFLTYYNYWLTFWLSAYYCTTITNLSYGFFIWIKRIVSNFLSQLLFLTALGMFIVSVPSFLLAHAESIQSFENGTEASVNTLNDFFFYLVPADTLGANLPFCLTLLCLVLTFSFLLRHVWRVKNNDSGSTHPNLQAHVTALRTIFFFLLMFAISCISQTVTFYNENISLVIASWDLQLLSPSIEAVIIFQANNKLRRIILRRFWTRSWRNTETENVEDP; translated from the coding sequence ATGTTGTATCTGGACGCCATCTCTCTTTTAGTCTCTTCAGTCTTGGGACTCGTCTTGGCAATCCCTTCTAACACTTGTATTGTGATGGGTAACCTGGACATCATCAGAAAGAAAGGGAAGGTGAGTCCCACCGATGTGATCTTTCTGGCTAAGGGAATTGTGAATATTCTCCTCCAGTGTGTGCTGAGCCTACAGGGAATGTTCATTGTCTTGTGTCCGGCAGTCTTCTATGTTACAGAATTAATTGGATTTATGAACATATCAGTTTGCTTCCTAACCTATTACAACTACTGGTTGACCTTCTGGCTCTCCGCTTATTACTGTACCACCATCACCAATCTCAGCTATGGGTTCTTCATCTGGATAAAGAGAATTGTGTCAAATTTCCTGAGTCAACTTCTATTCCTGACAGCACTTGGGATGTTCATTGTGAGTGTCCCTAGCTTCTTGCTTGCCCATGCAGAAAGTATCCAGTCTTTTGAGAATGGTACAGAAGCCTCTGTTAACACACTCAatgatttctttttctatcttgtGCCTGCAGACACCCTAGGTGCCAATCTACCATTCTGCCTTACTCTTCTGTGCCTGGTCCTCACTTTCTCCTTTTTGCTCAGACACGTCTGGAGGGTGAAGAATAACGACTCTGGATCAACACATCCAAATCTTCAGGCTCATGTCACTGCCCTGAGGAcaatcttcttctttcttctcatgTTTGCAATCTCCTGTATATCTCAAACAGTCACTTTTTATAATGAAAATATCTCACTGGTAATAGCAAGTTGGGATTTACAATTGTTATCTCCATCGATTGAGGCTGTCATCATCTTCCAGGCCAACAACAAACTGAGAAGGATCATTCTGAGAAGATTCTGGACCAGAAGCTGGAGGAACACAGAGACTGAAAATGTAGAGGATCCTTAA